Proteins co-encoded in one Candidatus Zixiibacteriota bacterium genomic window:
- a CDS encoding transposase: MESKNLKNDLKAGRLSCHRFAANQFRLVMHAIGYVLITALKKYLKGTILENAQVSTIRCKLIKIGARVVQSCRRFWVHLASGYPLKKLGNS, encoded by the coding sequence ATAGAATCAAAGAATTTAAAGAACGATTTAAAGGCTGGCCGGTTAAGCTGTCATCGTTTTGCAGCTAATCAGTTCCGTTTGGTTATGCATGCTATTGGTTATGTTCTGATAACAGCGCTGAAGAAGTATCTCAAAGGGACAATTCTGGAGAATGCTCAAGTATCGACAATCCGCTGCAAGCTTATCAAGATTGGCGCCAGAGTGGTTCAAAGTTGCCGCAGATTCTGGGTACATCTCGCCAGCGGCTACCCGTTGAAAAAACTGGGAAACTCTTGA